The sequence AATGATGTGTCATTTTATGTTAAGCGATGTTTTAATCTGCACTTCGGTTCAAGGAAAATTAATGTGATAGAGACAGAATCAAAGGAAATTGAAATGAGAGAAGCCTTACGTAAAGCGAAAGTAGTTAGAAAAAGATGAATGTGGAGCTCAAAAGGCCATATGTTTTGTTTGTCAGCAGCGCGAAGTCATTGAGAATCTCTTTGCAATTCCACAGTTTTACTTCTTGAATAAGTTTTACCAATTGCATATGATTTCACTTTACCACTAATGCAAAACCACAAGCTTCGTCCATTTTAAGAAAACAAACAGTATCTAGCATATCGTGTTAAGGGAACTCACAGTTGCACTCAAGTATTACCTACAGATTAATGAAAAAACTTTCTCTGCCAAGAGAGCTCACAAATAGAAAATATGAGATATATTTTTGATATCGAAGGATTTGAAGTGCTAGGAACTGAACCACAGATGTAGGAGTGCAAGTGAAAAAGGTTTTGAGCGTGCTTTTGCTGCTAGTGAACCGAAGGGAACCATAAAACTTCAACATAGTTTTGAAAACGATAGATCGtgcgtcaaaaaaaaaatgttctaaagTGAAATTTTAGCTTAGTGTAATAGTGCTTAAGTTGTTTTTAAAATCAGTCATTGTAGATGTTGTATCAGTGGCATCATTGTACCGCAAAGTTACAAATAAATGTTCGTTTCGTGAATTGAAAAACTTACGACTGAATCAATATTGGATTTTTCTTTTCAATCGGTTTGTCCGTTCCGTCGTTATTAAGATATTTTTTCCCTTTCTCTAGTGCTCATACACTTCTAGCTATAGCTATAACCTGCTATAATCTGCTCCACATTGCCTTGGTTGATCGACCCTCACAATAAAGTGTTAAAGCAATCATAATGCCTTGTCTGTATAAGTTGTTTTCTTTTCAGGTACGCTTCCTTTAatatcttttatttattaattgccCGTTGCATCACTTTTTAGACTCTGCCGCAACTTCGTTTTGCTTTGAATTTTTAGCGTACACACCAATACATTCAAAATATCTTTGTACATAATTGTTTTATCATGTTGTTATTTATCGGACACACGTGTTTTTGTTTACTCCAAAAAAACAGCAAACAGTGTTAATTCATTTTTGTTTGTGACACGGGGAAAATATTCACGCAAATAATTTGTTCTCTCAACAGCTTATGtaactcgtggtttattcgcctcctccacgtaccgtccgccatctgcaccccaccatagatggtacgcagcactttcctttcgaacggacgagcatcgtccaggtctcgtgcccgtagagaactaccggtctaataagcgttttgtagatagttagtttggtacggcggcgaactctattcgatcggagtgttttgcggagtccaaagtacgaacgatttcctgccatgatgcgtctccgaatttctctgctggtatcgttattggcgttcaccagtgagcccaagcacACGATtttttcaaccacctcgattccgtcaccaccgatagaaactcgtaatgggtgggtggcttacattgacctctcttgagcctcttcctatcatgtacttcgtcttcgacgtgttgatgactagtccaatccgtttagcatcgcttttcagtctgatgtagcctTCATCCTCTCAAAGTAACGTGATATCTGCCACTTTTTTAAAATCCTTCGGTAAGATATGTGTAGAAGGCACTCGAAAAATCGCATCCATGCATGTTGTTCCGGCCGGAGTCATCATATTGAACTGAAATAGAAACATAAACATGAATAGTAATAAGTAGAaatcaaataacaaattaattACTTACCGAATCAATCTGCACCATCTGCAGCATTTTGTTTTGATCTCGTTAGACATACACGTACAGTAGTAGTAGTCAGTTATGAGTTACCACTCACTTATACACTATTACGTACCGCTGTGAACAATCAAAAGTTGCATGCAAGAAATGAAACGGAGATAGGAATGTAGAAAGAAGAGTTAATATATACACAGATCGTACGCCTAAGAAGATGACTCGTCAACCTTTATAGTTCCTTATgtacaaaaattcaaataatttagggacaaaaaaatattgaaaatcaccTCAAACTGAATACGACATGCAATGAAAAGAATCAATAGAGACAAAATGATGCCATATGAGTCCATGGGAAGGGAAACGGTATAAATATTGTCCCAGATGCCAATGTAAAATCAGTTATCAAATCGTGATCAAAGTGAAATATACTCCATCCAAATCGTTATTCCAGTGTTCTTATTCGAAACCGTGATTCTGCAGCCGTGAACCATTGCCGGTAGTAAACCGTTGCCAGTACCAGTGACGAAAAGTAGTGCGAAAGGTCGACGCGAAAACATTTGGCGCTGTAGACAGGATGCCTTCGACATTCACCATGGAACAGCTAGTGCTGCGACGCTCCGCAGTGGAAGGAAAGTTGAAGCGGTCCACGACACGAGTGAGCAAGCTCAAAACGGACACGGTTTCCATCGACGAACTCAACGCTGAGCTCGATAACTTGCATCTTCTTTGGCAAGACTTTCGAGACCTGCAAATTTCCATTATCGGCCTCTGTGAGGATGCCGAGGCCATCGAAAACCACCTGGATTCTGAAGCCGAGCTCGAAAAGCGGTATATCTCGCTAAAAGCCACCATCACGCAGTTTATACGAGTGACCGCTAATCGAGACAATCTGCCGGGATCATCGCCAGGAGTTTCAAATTCGGTTGCCAGCCCGGAATCGAATGCTACGCTAGTTCCCCCCGAGCTACAccttccgaagggaatcctccctACCTTTTCGGGAGACTACGGAGAGTGGAATTCCTTCTACGACCTGTTCGTCAGCTCCGTGCACAACAATCCGCGACTGACGAACGCACAAAGGCTGTTCTACCTGAAAACGTACACTACGGGAAGAGCAGCCGCCCTCTTGAAGTACATCAAGGTCGAAGATAATGCCTACGCCGGAGCCTTGGACATTCTGAAAAAGCGCTTCGATCGGAAAGACCTGATCGTTAATCATCATATTCAACGGTTCTGCGAAATTCCGAGCACCGTTATTCTTTCGGTGAACGGCCTGGGCAAACTTAACGAAACGGCTGAAGACGTCAAGCGGGCGTTGCAAGCGATTGAACGTGAAGATCGAGACTGCTGGTTAATTTACCTTCTCTTGGCTAAGGTAGATTCCGAAACCCGACAGCAGTGGTCGGATAAGATCGCTTCAAAGCAGACGCCTCCTaagctggaggaatttctggagtttcTCGAGCAACGAACCTATTCGTTGGAAACGGCTCAAACTCCGACCTCAAAGCCAACGCTGAAGCATTCCGCTAAGCCGCAACCGCGGAGCTCAAGCTTCGTCAGCACCCACGAAGAACCGAAGACTCCCACAAAGTGCTCCGTCTGCAACGAAGGCCCGCACAGGTTATACTATTGCAAACGTTTCCAAGAAATCCCGGTTGCTGAACGGATTCGTTTGGTCAACCAGCTAGGCCTGTGCAAGAATTGCCTCTGTGCGTCCCACGGCAAAAATCCCTGCACTGCTGGAGACTGCCGTAAGTGCAAGAAACGACATCACACTCTTCTCCATGAAGGACCGCCGCTAGTATCTATCCCGCCACAGGGCAGTCAGCTCTCATTCGGAGTCACCAGTCAACTCTCGTACAACGATTGTTTTACCTCAGTATTTCTCGCCACCGCCGTTGTCGTTCTTGTCGACGCAAATGGTCAACAGATCCCCGCCCGTGCTCTATTAGATTCTGCGTCGCAAGCAAACTTCGTCACGGCAAATCTCTTGAAGAAGCTGGGGTTGAAGACACACAGAATAAACTTGCcgcttaaaggaatttccggattaaTGACCAAGATTACCGAAGCCGTCAGGGTAGACCTGAAATCACGAATTTCCGACTACAACATCCGAATCGACTGTGCAGTTTTATCCAAGATTGCGGATCCTATTCCGCACCAATTTGCCGACATTTCTGACTGGGAACTGCATCCTGGCAGACCGTTGGCGGACGAAAGGTTCAATATTCCGGCGATATCGATTTGCTGATTGGAGCCAGCGTTTTCTACGACCTGCTTCGATCGGAACGCGTGTCACTAGGACCAAGCAAGCCAATCATTCAAGAGACCGCCCTAGGTTGGGTGGTAGCCGGATTCTTCGAGTCAACCATCTCCGCTCAGAAGGGACCAATGTGCTTTGTGTCCAGCATCGACTCTGAAGAACCATCGCTAAGCAAATTAGTCGCAAAATTCTGGGAGATCGAAGATTTCAAACCAAGCAAGCACCTGACGAAAGAGGAGAAGTTTTGCGAGGAACACTACACCCAAACTACAGTCCGTGATGCAACTGGACGCTATGTGGTGAAGCTTCCTTCGTACTAAACCCAGCGGCAATCGGAAACCGGTTACGCTGTATTGGCCCAATTCACTGCGATGCAAAGGCAGCTACAAAGAGATCCGGAGAAATACGGTCTTTACCATAAGTACATGGAAGCTTTCTTGGCAGCCAACCACATCTCAAGGATTCCCCCGGATCCAGATCATCCGAAGATCATCTATGTGGCACACCACGGAGTCACCAAAGCAGACAGCAGCACAACGAAGCTTCGTGTAGTGGTCAACGCTGCACAAAAATCATCAAACGGCCTGTCACTCAACGATCTGTTGGCAACCGGTCCCATCGTGCAGGACACGCTTTACAACCTGCTCATCAACTTCCGTTTGCACGCCGTTGTGATTACGGGAGACATTGAAAAGATGTATCTGCAGATACGTGTAACCGAAGACGACAGCAAGCTCATCCGAATGCTGTGGCAGGAGCCAGGACAACCGCTGGCTGAATACGGAATCAACACCGTTACATTTGGCATGTCTTGTGCGCCGTATCTAGCCACCAGAACATTGAACCAGCTAGCAGAGGATGAAGGTCACGAGTTTCCGCTAGCAAAGGATGCGATTGAAGACTTTTACGTCGGTGCTGCCACACGCGAAGAAGCGATCGAGAAGCGCCGTCAAGTTTCCGCCATGCTGCAACGAGGAGGTTTTGTCATCCGAAAATGGGCCTCCAACGACAAGGAAGTGCTGGCAGAGATACCTCCAGAAGACCAGGCAGTGAATCCTGTCCACACAGTCGACTGTCAAGACACCATCAAGACCCTTGGCATTCAGTGGCAGTATCGGGAAGATCTCCTCACCTTTAAGGCAGCGTGCGACCCCATCAAGGAGTATTTCACAAAACGTGAGGTACTCTCCACTATTGCCAAAATTTTCGACCCACTTGGACTGATTGGTCCTGTAGTCGTCATAGCAAAAATGCTGATGCAGGAACTGTGGAAGATCCAAGTCGATTGGTCGGAGCCGTTGCCGAACCAGTTCAACCACCGGTGGCGAACGTATTTAATGCACCTACAAGACGTCTGGCGAATCAGGATACCTCGTCGCTGCATCGGCATCAGCGACCCAGTGCA comes from Armigeres subalbatus isolate Guangzhou_Male chromosome 2, GZ_Asu_2, whole genome shotgun sequence and encodes:
- the LOC134210524 gene encoding uncharacterized protein LOC134210524, coding for MPSTFTMEQLVLRRSAVEGKLKRSTTRVSKLKTDTVSIDELNAELDNLHLLWQDFRDLQISIIGLCEDAEAIENHLDSEAELEKRYISLKATITQFIRVTANRDNLPGSSPGVSNSVASPESNATLVPPELHLPKGILPTFSGDYGEWNSFYDLFVSSVHNNPRLTNAQRLFYLKTYTTGRAAALLKYIKVEDNAYAGALDILKKRFDRKDLIVNHHIQRFCEIPSTVILSVNGLGKLNETAEDVKRALQAIEREDRDCWLIYLLLAKVDSETRQQWSDKIASKQTPPKLEEFLEFLEQRTYSLETAQTPTSKPTLKHSAKPQPRSSSFVSTHEEPKTPTKCSVCNEGPHRLYYCKRFQEIPVAERIRLVNQLGLCKNCLCASHGKNPCTAGDCRKCKKRHHTLLHEGPPLVSIPPQGSQLSFGVTSQLSYNDCFTSVFLATAVVVLVDANGQQIPARALLDSASQANFVTANLLKKLGLKTHRINLPLKGISGLMTKITEAVRTVGGRKVQYSGDIDLLIGASVFYDLLRSERVSLGPSKPIIQETALGWVVAGFFESTISAQKGPMCFVSSIDSEEPSLSKLVAKFWEIEDFKPSKHLTKEEKFCEEHYTQTTVRDATGRYVVKLPSY